From one Holophagales bacterium genomic stretch:
- a CDS encoding CoA-binding protein, with protein sequence MSRDPSVTSDLVRDFVAQKRLALAGASRSGKKFGNVILRELEERGYEVVPVHPVAAELEGLACARSLAAIEGGVDGLVVVTPPVEAVRLVAEAAAAGIRRVWLQQGAGSDEAVRIARQHGLSLVHGHCLVMFLTGVSGLHRFHRGLWSLLGRLPAEAARA encoded by the coding sequence ATGAGCCGTGATCCCTCGGTGACGTCCGACCTCGTCCGGGATTTCGTCGCGCAGAAACGCCTCGCGCTGGCCGGTGCCTCGCGCTCGGGGAAGAAGTTCGGGAACGTGATCCTCCGCGAGCTTGAGGAGCGCGGGTACGAGGTCGTTCCGGTCCACCCGGTCGCCGCGGAGCTGGAGGGGCTCGCCTGCGCGCGGAGCCTCGCGGCGATCGAGGGAGGCGTCGACGGCCTCGTCGTCGTGACGCCCCCGGTCGAGGCGGTCCGGCTCGTCGCCGAGGCGGCGGCGGCGGGAATCCGGAGGGTCTGGCTCCAGCAGGGTGCCGGGTCCGACGAGGCCGTCCGGATCGCGCGGCAGCACGGCCTGTCGCTCGTCCACGGGCACTGTCTCGTGATGTTCCTGACCGGCGTCAGCGGATTGCACAGGTTCCATCGAGGGCTCTGGAGCCTCCTGGGCAGGCTCCCGGCGGAGGCGGCGAGAGCCTGA
- a CDS encoding antibiotic biosynthesis monooxygenase, with protein MPRNSIKVLIVYQAQPGRASDGLSALSTLVATVVAEEPACLGITIHQDVADPTRILLDEEWTDQASYVGPHMQTPHIRAFIQTAPELFAGPPEISFWEPRVEERRG; from the coding sequence ATGCCGCGAAATTCGATCAAGGTCCTCATCGTCTACCAGGCTCAGCCCGGCCGGGCGAGCGACGGCCTGAGCGCACTTTCCACCCTCGTCGCGACGGTCGTCGCCGAGGAGCCGGCGTGCCTCGGCATCACGATTCACCAGGACGTCGCCGACCCGACCCGGATCCTCCTGGACGAAGAGTGGACCGACCAGGCCTCGTACGTCGGGCCCCACATGCAGACCCCTCACATCCGCGCTTTCATCCAGACGGCGCCGGAGCTCTTCGCGGGGCCGCCCGAGATCTCCTTCTGGGAGCCGCGCGTCGAGGAGCGCCGAGGCTGA
- a CDS encoding GlsB/YeaQ/YmgE family stress response membrane protein, translated as MSILWSILIGFVVGVIAKLLHPGKENMGIILTTVLGIAGSLIATFLGRLVGFYKEGEAAGFIMALIGAIVLLVIFSLVKGKAKTA; from the coding sequence CTGAGCATCCTGTGGTCCATCCTCATCGGGTTCGTCGTCGGTGTCATCGCCAAGCTCCTCCACCCGGGGAAGGAGAACATGGGGATCATCCTCACGACCGTCCTGGGCATCGCCGGCTCGCTCATCGCGACGTTCCTCGGCAGGCTCGTCGGCTTCTACAAGGAGGGCGAAGCGGCCGGGTTCATCATGGCGCTGATCGGGGCGATCGTCCTGCTCGTCATCTTCAGCCTGGTGAAGGGGAAGGCGAAGACCGCCTGA
- a CDS encoding hemolysin III family protein — translation MQDCSSTARPLTKGEEIANAVTHGAGLVASLVAFPFLLVAASQRWGAPEVVGSAVFASSLVALYLVSTLYHAVRPSRAKQVLQKLDHTAIYLLIAGSYTPFTLGVLRGPWGWTLLALVWAIAGTGIALEFAFGKKVHKIAVGLYVAMGWLVVVAAKPLLASVPWPGLAWLVAGGLLYTGGVAFYAAGRVRYAHAVWHLFVLGGSVCHFVAILGWSGRG, via the coding sequence ATGCAGGATTGCAGCTCCACCGCCCGGCCCCTGACGAAGGGAGAGGAGATCGCCAACGCCGTGACCCACGGCGCCGGCCTCGTCGCCAGCCTCGTCGCTTTCCCCTTCCTCCTCGTCGCTGCGTCGCAGCGCTGGGGAGCGCCGGAGGTCGTCGGGTCTGCGGTCTTCGCGAGCTCCCTCGTCGCGCTCTACCTCGTCTCGACGCTCTACCACGCGGTGCGGCCCTCGCGCGCCAAGCAGGTCCTCCAGAAGCTCGACCACACGGCGATCTACCTCCTGATCGCCGGGTCGTACACGCCGTTCACGCTCGGCGTTCTGCGGGGGCCCTGGGGATGGACGCTCCTCGCTCTCGTCTGGGCCATCGCCGGGACCGGCATCGCCCTCGAGTTCGCGTTCGGCAAGAAGGTCCACAAGATCGCGGTCGGCCTCTACGTCGCGATGGGGTGGCTCGTCGTGGTGGCGGCGAAGCCGCTCCTGGCCTCGGTCCCGTGGCCTGGCCTGGCCTGGCTCGTGGCGGGGGGGCTTCTCTATACGGGAGGCGTGGCGTTTTACGCGGCGGGGAGGGTCCGTTACGCGCACGCGGTCTGGCACCTCTTCGTCCTGGGAGGGAGCGTCTGCCACTTCGTGGCGATCCTCGGCTGGTCCGGCAGGGGCTGA
- a CDS encoding sodium-translocating pyrophosphatase, which produces MSQLPRQVTILGFAALTALATGAPAAAAGTPSNIDVIWWIAPISSVVALAMAWVLFRMMRAAPAGNDRMQEIAQYVREGAFAYLRRQYRVVGIVFAVLAILLTVLAFMGIQNPFVPVAFLTGGLFSGICGFIGMNTATLASSRTAEGCRHSLNRGLQVAFRSGAVMGLVVVGFGLLDICIWYLILDNLVYTPANMLNGLKALGLTFVHAGTNEHDKLVEITVTMLTFGMGASTQALFARVGGGIYTKAADVGADLVGKVEAGIPEDDPRNPATIADNVGDNVGDVAGMGADLYESYCGSILSTAALGAAIPALGKVGVLAPMIVAGVGTVLSIIGIFMVRTGEEATQKNLLRSLLIGTLGASALIVPAVALLAYFGYVPPGVWISVIAGLFAGVIIGQVTEYYTSDEYGPTKGIAKQATMGPATAVIDGMAVGMYSTGIPVVTIVAAILVSFWAPGGFTDVSLGLYGIGFAAVGMLATLGITLATDAFGPIADNAGGNAEMAHLPAEVRHRTDALDSLGNTTAATGKGFAIGSAALTAMALLAGYLEEIRVWLGRMAAEAPNLLAIQGPIAFFKGKTAEAPAEVVAAAAAAGKTLVGTGSATMATFMAAYDATLMNPSVLCGIFIGAMMVLVFSAMTLKAVGRAAGSMVEEVRRQFKEMPGIMQGTTKPDYARCVAISTAGAQREMLVPSLLSIVVPIVVGIVFGVAGVMGLLVGSLSCGFVLAIMLNNAGGAWDNAKKHIERGNYGGKGSDAHKAAVACDTIGDPFKDTTGPSLNILIKLMTMVSVVFSGVVVAFGGKLF; this is translated from the coding sequence ATGAGCCAGCTGCCCAGGCAGGTCACTATTCTCGGTTTCGCTGCCCTCACCGCCCTGGCGACCGGGGCGCCGGCTGCGGCGGCCGGCACGCCGTCGAACATCGACGTGATCTGGTGGATCGCGCCCATCTCCTCGGTCGTGGCGCTCGCCATGGCCTGGGTGCTGTTCCGGATGATGCGCGCGGCGCCGGCCGGCAACGACCGGATGCAGGAGATCGCCCAGTACGTGCGCGAAGGCGCGTTCGCGTACCTGCGCCGGCAGTACAGGGTCGTCGGGATCGTCTTCGCCGTCCTGGCCATCCTGCTGACCGTCCTGGCGTTCATGGGGATCCAGAACCCGTTCGTCCCCGTCGCCTTCCTGACCGGCGGCCTCTTCTCGGGCATCTGCGGGTTCATCGGCATGAACACCGCGACCCTCGCCTCCTCCCGGACGGCCGAGGGCTGCCGCCACTCGCTGAACCGCGGCCTGCAGGTCGCGTTCCGCAGCGGCGCGGTCATGGGCCTCGTCGTCGTCGGCTTCGGCCTCCTCGACATCTGCATCTGGTACCTGATCCTCGACAACCTCGTCTACACCCCGGCGAACATGCTGAACGGCCTGAAGGCCCTCGGGCTGACCTTCGTCCACGCCGGGACGAACGAGCACGACAAGCTCGTCGAGATCACCGTCACGATGCTGACCTTCGGCATGGGCGCCTCCACGCAGGCCCTCTTCGCCCGCGTCGGCGGCGGCATCTACACCAAGGCCGCCGACGTCGGCGCCGACCTCGTCGGCAAGGTCGAGGCCGGCATCCCCGAGGACGACCCCCGCAACCCGGCGACCATCGCGGACAACGTCGGCGACAACGTGGGCGACGTGGCCGGCATGGGCGCCGACCTCTACGAGTCCTACTGCGGCTCCATCCTCTCCACCGCCGCGCTCGGCGCCGCGATCCCCGCGCTCGGCAAGGTCGGCGTCCTGGCCCCGATGATCGTGGCCGGCGTCGGCACGGTCCTCTCGATCATCGGCATCTTCATGGTCCGCACGGGTGAAGAGGCCACCCAGAAGAACCTGCTCCGCTCGCTCCTCATCGGGACGCTCGGCGCCAGCGCCCTCATCGTCCCGGCGGTCGCGCTCCTCGCCTACTTCGGCTACGTGCCGCCGGGCGTCTGGATCTCGGTCATCGCCGGCCTCTTCGCGGGCGTCATCATCGGCCAGGTCACCGAGTACTACACGTCGGACGAGTATGGCCCGACGAAGGGGATCGCGAAGCAGGCGACCATGGGTCCCGCCACCGCGGTCATCGACGGCATGGCGGTCGGCATGTACTCCACGGGCATCCCGGTCGTCACGATCGTCGCCGCCATCCTGGTCTCGTTCTGGGCCCCCGGCGGCTTCACCGACGTGTCCCTCGGCCTCTACGGCATCGGATTCGCGGCGGTCGGCATGCTGGCGACCCTCGGCATCACCCTCGCGACCGACGCCTTCGGCCCGATCGCCGACAACGCGGGCGGCAACGCCGAGATGGCGCACCTCCCCGCAGAGGTCCGCCACCGCACCGACGCCCTCGACTCGCTCGGCAACACCACCGCGGCGACCGGCAAGGGCTTCGCCATCGGCTCCGCGGCGTTGACCGCGATGGCGCTGCTGGCCGGCTACCTGGAGGAGATCCGCGTGTGGCTGGGCCGGATGGCGGCGGAGGCCCCGAACCTCCTGGCCATCCAGGGTCCCATCGCCTTCTTCAAGGGGAAGACGGCCGAGGCTCCCGCCGAGGTCGTCGCGGCCGCCGCCGCCGCCGGGAAGACACTGGTCGGCACCGGCAGCGCGACGATGGCCACGTTCATGGCCGCCTACGACGCCACCCTGATGAACCCGTCCGTCCTCTGCGGCATCTTCATCGGCGCCATGATGGTCCTCGTCTTCTCGGCCATGACGCTGAAGGCGGTCGGCCGTGCCGCCGGCTCGATGGTCGAAGAGGTCCGCCGCCAGTTCAAGGAGATGCCGGGCATCATGCAGGGCACCACCAAGCCCGACTACGCCAGGTGCGTCGCCATCTCCACGGCCGGCGCCCAGCGCGAGATGCTGGTCCCCTCGCTGCTCTCGATCGTGGTCCCCATCGTCGTCGGCATCGTCTTCGGCGTCGCCGGCGTCATGGGCCTCCTCGTCGGCAGCCTCTCCTGCGGCTTCGTCCTCGCGATCATGCTCAACAACGCCGGCGGGGCGTGGGACAACGCCAAGAAGCACATCGAACGCGGCAACTACGGCGGCAAGGGTTCCGACGCCCACAAGGCCGCCGTCGCCTGCGACACGATCGGCGACCCCTTCAAGGACACGACCGGGCCCTCGCTCAACATCCTCATCAAGCTGATGACGATGGTCTCCGTCGTCTTCTCCGGCGTGGTCGTCGCCTTCGGCGGAAAGCTCTTCTAG
- a CDS encoding nucleoside kinase: MALIPVELPWTKTEVLEGTTVGELLDAGPTQDLDVVAACLNNRVVALDFPVECPSRVEPVGATSREGEEVVRRTATLLLHGIARKLFPQARLHVGQSLRGGYHYGVSGAHPPLPELAAALDAAFHREADAGRQVVRQEVSIDAALHLFEQEGETLKVRLLRVWPSHRVPLVSCLGFTDIRHGPYALSVRCCRSFHVEAYAQGLLLVFDGQPAEPAGVREEGQVLFNAYTETKRWNELIGVGTVPDLNDLCLGDRIKHVIQIAEGQHEKKIAELADRIAARRDELRVVCIAGPSSSGKTTFVKRLSIQLEVNGITPRTLSLDDYYVDREKTPLDEEGDLDFEALEAIDLPLFLPHLKDLVDGREVLTPVYDFRVGQRKAEADWRLRQLGRNEVLLIEGIHALNPRLTETVAENQKFRIFINALTQLCIDDHNRIRTSDARLLRRIVRDRKYRNYSAATTILRWPKVRAGEEKHIFPFQEHCNAMFNSALAYETAVLKSFAYRYLLEIPPDSPAQAKGYQLRRFFELFVPVWPDSVPATSILREFIGGSGFSYK; this comes from the coding sequence ATGGCGCTGATACCGGTCGAGCTCCCCTGGACGAAGACCGAGGTCCTCGAGGGGACGACCGTCGGCGAGCTGCTCGACGCCGGCCCGACGCAAGACCTCGACGTCGTCGCCGCCTGTCTCAACAACCGCGTCGTCGCCCTCGACTTCCCGGTCGAGTGCCCGAGCCGCGTCGAGCCCGTCGGCGCCACCTCCCGCGAGGGCGAGGAGGTCGTTCGGCGCACCGCCACCCTCCTCCTCCACGGCATCGCCCGGAAGCTCTTTCCCCAGGCGCGCCTCCACGTCGGGCAGAGCCTCAGGGGGGGCTACCACTACGGCGTTTCGGGGGCGCACCCGCCCCTGCCCGAGCTCGCCGCCGCGCTCGACGCGGCGTTCCACCGCGAGGCGGACGCCGGCCGGCAGGTCGTCCGGCAGGAAGTCTCGATCGACGCCGCCCTCCACCTCTTCGAGCAGGAGGGGGAGACGCTCAAGGTGCGCCTGCTGCGCGTCTGGCCGTCGCACCGCGTTCCGCTCGTCTCGTGCCTCGGGTTCACCGACATCCGGCACGGCCCCTACGCCCTCTCGGTCCGCTGCTGCCGGAGCTTCCACGTCGAGGCCTACGCCCAGGGCCTCCTCCTCGTCTTCGACGGCCAGCCCGCAGAGCCGGCCGGGGTGAGGGAAGAGGGGCAGGTCCTCTTCAACGCCTACACCGAGACGAAGCGCTGGAACGAGCTGATCGGCGTCGGGACGGTCCCCGACCTGAACGACCTCTGCCTCGGCGACCGGATCAAGCACGTCATCCAGATCGCCGAGGGGCAGCACGAGAAGAAGATCGCCGAGCTGGCCGACCGGATCGCGGCCCGGCGCGACGAGCTCCGTGTCGTCTGCATCGCGGGCCCCTCGTCTTCCGGCAAGACGACCTTCGTCAAGCGCCTCTCCATCCAGCTCGAGGTGAACGGCATCACGCCGCGGACCCTCTCGCTCGACGACTATTACGTCGACCGCGAGAAGACGCCGCTCGACGAGGAGGGAGACCTCGACTTCGAGGCCCTCGAGGCGATCGACCTGCCGCTCTTCCTGCCGCACCTGAAGGACCTCGTGGACGGGCGCGAGGTCCTGACGCCCGTCTACGACTTCCGCGTCGGGCAGAGGAAGGCCGAGGCCGACTGGCGGCTGAGGCAGCTGGGCCGGAACGAGGTCCTCCTCATCGAGGGGATCCACGCGCTCAACCCTCGCCTGACCGAGACGGTCGCGGAGAACCAGAAGTTCCGGATCTTCATCAACGCCCTGACGCAGCTCTGCATCGACGACCACAACCGGATCAGGACGAGCGACGCACGGCTCCTGCGCCGCATCGTCCGAGACCGGAAGTACCGCAACTACTCCGCCGCGACGACGATCCTGCGCTGGCCGAAGGTGCGCGCGGGGGAGGAGAAGCACATCTTCCCGTTCCAGGAGCACTGCAACGCGATGTTCAACTCGGCCCTCGCCTACGAGACGGCCGTCCTGAAGAGCTTCGCCTACCGCTACCTCCTCGAGATCCCGCCCGACTCGCCGGCCCAGGCCAAGGGGTACCAGCTGCGCCGCTTCTTCGAGCTCTTCGTCCCCGTCTGGCCCGACAGCGTCCCCGCCACGAGCATCCTCAGGGAGTTCATCGGGGGGAGCGGCTTCTCGTACAAGTAG
- a CDS encoding HAD-IIB family hydrolase — protein sequence MPQHFRAVALDYDGTLTSTGRLDDTILNALRTLREERLKLVLVTGRIPWELLELCPHAEELFDRIVWENGAVVWGVRGARVLAPPVPAELEEALARRGVSLRRGQAILAGHARDAFAALEEIGRLGLEVQVVRNRQELMLVPAGVSKGTGLFDALGDLGISRHSTLAVGDAENDHSLLAACELGIAVADAVPSLKEAADVVLSQAGSAGVARFLLGPAVLSDETPEPRRFQAVLGTCEDGSAAKIPASGVNVLVTGGTMSGKSHLTGLFAERLLGLGYSLCVLDPEGDHVSLGRLRGVLAVGGNEPLPGPEQLPRLIEHRFGSVVVDLSFLDAHEKMAYSRAALEELSALWNDTGLPHWLFVDEAQMALNLAHERVEGFDPRRPGTCLTTWLPEHLPAEVLETLDVVLDLGTEETPSLPPWAASGGVRPASGQALLSRRGGRGPRPFTVARRASPHARHLHKYSAKALPLPQHFYFRSGADETGRSAANVEEFHREIRRAEGRVVRHHALHGDFSRWIADVLRDEVLAEAVRKGERALRHRASAYEIESLRTGVLAAIQDRYQG from the coding sequence ATGCCTCAGCACTTCCGCGCCGTTGCGCTCGACTACGACGGGACCCTCACTTCGACGGGACGCCTCGACGACACGATCCTGAACGCCCTGCGGACGTTGCGCGAGGAGCGGCTCAAGCTCGTCCTCGTCACGGGGAGGATTCCGTGGGAGCTCCTCGAGCTCTGCCCTCACGCCGAGGAGCTCTTCGACCGGATCGTCTGGGAGAACGGCGCGGTCGTCTGGGGAGTCCGGGGTGCGCGGGTCCTGGCCCCGCCGGTCCCGGCCGAGCTGGAGGAGGCGCTGGCGCGCCGCGGGGTCTCCCTGCGGCGCGGGCAGGCGATCCTGGCAGGGCACGCGCGGGACGCCTTCGCCGCGCTCGAGGAGATCGGCCGGCTCGGGCTCGAGGTCCAGGTCGTGAGGAACCGGCAGGAGCTGATGCTCGTTCCCGCGGGGGTCTCGAAAGGGACCGGCCTCTTCGACGCGCTCGGCGACCTCGGCATCTCGCGGCACTCGACGCTGGCGGTGGGCGACGCCGAGAACGACCACTCCCTCCTCGCGGCCTGCGAGCTGGGCATTGCGGTGGCCGACGCGGTCCCTTCGCTCAAGGAGGCCGCCGACGTCGTCCTTTCCCAGGCCGGAAGCGCGGGCGTGGCGCGTTTCCTCCTCGGCCCCGCGGTTCTGAGCGACGAGACGCCGGAGCCGAGGCGCTTCCAGGCCGTGCTCGGGACCTGCGAGGACGGCTCGGCCGCGAAGATCCCGGCCTCGGGGGTCAACGTCCTCGTGACGGGCGGGACGATGTCGGGGAAGTCGCACCTGACGGGGCTCTTCGCCGAGAGGCTCCTCGGCCTCGGCTACTCGCTCTGCGTCCTCGACCCGGAGGGGGACCACGTCTCCCTCGGCAGGCTGCGCGGAGTCCTCGCGGTGGGCGGGAACGAACCGCTCCCGGGGCCGGAGCAGCTCCCACGCCTCATCGAGCACCGGTTCGGGAGCGTCGTCGTGGACCTCTCGTTCCTCGACGCCCACGAGAAGATGGCCTATTCCCGGGCCGCGCTCGAGGAGCTCTCGGCCCTCTGGAACGACACGGGCCTGCCGCACTGGCTCTTCGTCGACGAGGCCCAGATGGCGCTGAACCTCGCGCACGAGCGGGTGGAGGGCTTCGACCCGCGCCGGCCCGGGACGTGCCTGACGACGTGGCTGCCCGAGCACCTCCCCGCCGAGGTCCTCGAGACGCTCGACGTCGTCCTCGACCTCGGCACCGAGGAGACCCCGAGCCTGCCGCCCTGGGCCGCGTCCGGCGGGGTCCGGCCCGCATCGGGCCAGGCCCTCCTCTCGCGTCGCGGAGGTCGTGGGCCGCGGCCGTTCACCGTGGCGCGCAGAGCCAGCCCCCATGCCCGCCATCTCCACAAGTACAGCGCGAAGGCGCTTCCACTTCCGCAGCACTTCTATTTCCGGTCGGGAGCGGACGAGACGGGGCGTTCCGCGGCAAACGTGGAGGAGTTCCACCGCGAGATCCGGAGAGCGGAGGGACGCGTCGTGAGGCACCACGCCCTCCACGGCGACTTCTCCCGGTGGATCGCCGACGTCCTCAGGGACGAGGTCCTCGCCGAGGCCGTTCGCAAGGGCGAGAGGGCGCTACGCCACAGGGCCTCGGCGTATGAGATCGAATCGCTGAGGACCGGAGTCCTCGCCGCGATCCAGGACCGTTACCAGGGCTAG